One segment of Triticum aestivum cultivar Chinese Spring chromosome 2A, IWGSC CS RefSeq v2.1, whole genome shotgun sequence DNA contains the following:
- the LOC123191958 gene encoding wall-associated receptor kinase-like 8 — MDTTVVIVSLMFLQLLVTALAAPIALPGCPETCGDVTVPYPFGTRKGCFRQGFDLTCDGTRHPPKLSLGGDHGAEVVGISLPDGTVRIRTRILDTSSLQQLNGTWSAGLRPGGPLALSARHNRFVAMGCNLLANLVAHDTLYSASDRIGVCAALCVSRSALLPPRDASSASCSGVGCCQTPVARGLSSYTIQLNDLAQRPAAAAASPLLVHAAAFIADQRWFRGQQDALKKKFLDDPRKLVDSTVVLTVLEWSLHVDADQDMFLYDPGVSQWKRCISVNSVIVDAVNGNVFDRARCNCSRGYEGNPYIADGCQDIDECLQPEVYPCNGTCVNMQGTYRCSAKKNIINLAGPFTITAIVVGFGLLFSLLGVAQVTKKLKKRRAKKFRQKLFRKNHGFLLQQLISSNKDIAEKMKIFSLKELEQATNKFDHNRILGDGGHGTVYKGILSDQRVVAIKKAKNVVQREIDEFINEVVILSQTNHRNVVKLFGCCLETEVPLLVYEFISNGTLSSYLHGQLENHLSWKDRLRIALETAKAIAYLHSAASISVYHRDIKCANILLTDALTAKVSDFGASRSIAIDETGILTVVQGTYGYLDPEYYYTSRLTEKSDVYSFGVILAELLTGVTPVFSSHSSEATSLASHFVSLMRDNCLLAILDTQIVLEGGVEDVEVVARLAHACLSLKGEERPTMREVETILEDVQSSNIHHNSQTIRVGQSPLKDQPWKGNNGGEGSRVYSLEKEFIHSLEIPI; from the exons ATGGACACCACTGTCGTGATCGTGTCGCTCATGTTTCTTCAGCTCCTAGTGACAGCACTGGCCGCTCCGATCGCCTTGCCTGGCTGCCCGGAGACCTGCGGCGACGTCACCGTGCCCTACCCATTCGGCACCCGCAAGGGCTGCTTCCGCCAGGGCTTCGACCTCACCTGCGACGGGACGCGCCATCCACCAAAGCTGTCCCTGGGCGGTGACCATGGCGCGGAGGTGGTCGGCATCTCTTTGCCGGACGGCACGGTGCGGATCCGCACCAGGATTCTCGACACGAGCTCCCTCCAGCAGCTCAACGGCACATGGtccgccggcctgcggcccggcggGCCCCTGGCGCTGTCGGCCAGGCACAACCGCTTCGTCGCCATGGGATGCAACCTCCTCGCCAACCTCGTGGCGCACGACACGTTATACTCCGCCAGCGACCGCATCGGCGTCTGCGCGGCGCTCTGCGTGTCCCGCTCCGCGCTGCTGCCGCCGAGggacgcctcctccgcctcctgctccggcgTCGGCTGCTGCCAGACGCCCGTCGCGCGGGGCCTCTCGTCCTACACCATCCAGCTCAACGACCTAGCCCAGCgacctgccgctgccgctgcctctcCACTACTAGTGCACGCGGCAGCGTTCATCGCTGACCAGAGGTGGTTCAGGGGCCAGCAGGACGCGCTGAAGAAGAAGTTCCTCGACGATCCGCGGAAGCTGGTCGATTCGACGGTGGTTCTGACGGTGTTGGAATGGTCGCTCCACGTGGACGCCGATCAGGATATGTTCCTGTATGATCCCGGTGTCTCCCAGTGGAAGAGATGCATCAGCGTTAACAGCGTCATTGTTGATGCCGTCAATGGAAATGTTTTCGACAGAGCACGGTGCAACTGCTCAAGAGGTTACGAGGGGAACCCCTACATCGCCGATGGATGCCAAG ATATCGACGAGTGCCTACAACCAGAAGTTTATCCCTGCAATGGTACCTGTGTCAATATGCAAGGGACATACCGTTGCTCAGCAAAGAAAAACATCATTAACTTAGCAG GTCCATTTACCATAACAGCAATTGTTGTTGGTTTTGGCCTACTATTTTCACTCCTGGGTGTTGCCCAAGTCACAAAAAAACTCAAGAAACGAAGAGCCAAGAAGTTTAGACAAAAGTTGTTTAGGAAAAACCATGGATTTCTTCTGCAACAGTTGATCTCTTCAAACAAAGATATAGCCGAAAAGATGAAGATTTTCAGCTTAAAAGAGctagagcaagcaaccaacaaattTGACCATAACCGTATCCTTGGTGACGGTGGGCATGGCACGGTGTATAAAGGCATCTTATCTGATCAACGTGTTGTGGCCATCAAGAAGGCCAAAAATGTTGTGCAGAGGGAAATTGACGAGTTTATAAATGAGGTTGTTATACTTTCACAGACAAACCATAGGAATGTGGTGAAGCTCTTTGGTTGCTGCCTCGAGACAGAAGTTCCTCTGCTAGTTTATGAGTTCATTTCAAATGGAACTCTCTCGTCTTATCTCCATGGCCAACTTGAGAACCATTTGTCATGGAAAGATCGATTGAGGATTGCATTGGAAACTGCCAAGGCTATTGCATATCTACACTCAGCTGCTTCCATATCAGTATACCATAGAGACATCAAATGCGCCAATATACTACTTACCGACGCTttaacagcaaaagtatcagattTTGGAGCTTCGAGGTCAATTGCAATAGACGAAACAGGAATACTTACAGTCGTGCAAGGAACCTATGGTTACCTTGATCCTGAATACTACTACACTAGTCGACTGACAGAGAAGAGTGATGTTTACAGCTTTGGTGTGATCCTAGCAGAGCTACTAACGGGGGTTACACCAGTTTTTTCTTCTCATTCATCGGAAGCCACAAGCCTAGCATCACACTTTGTATCACTAATGAGAGACAATTGTCTGTTAGCTATTCTAGATACACAAATTGTTCTTGAAGGAGGAGTTGAAGATGTTGAGGTGGTTGCAAGACTTGCACATGCATGCTTAAGCTTAAAAGGGGAAGAAAGACCTACAATGAGGGAAGTTGAGACAATACTTGAAGATGTCCAAAGCTCAAATATCCATCACAATTCTCAAACAATAAGAGTGGGCCAGAGTCCTCTAAAAGACCAGCCATGGAAGGGGAACAATGGTGGCGAAGGAAGTAGAGTATATAGCTTGGAAAAGGAGTTCATCCATTCATTGGAAATTCCAATATGA
- the LOC123190754 gene encoding peroxidase 2, with the protein MTTSQDAANSDLPAPTSDLGALTKAFSIKGLTQKDMVALSGAHTIGQARCVNFRGRLYNETAPSLDATLATSLKPRCPSTDGTGDDNTSPLDPSTSYVFDNFYYKNLLRNKGLLHSDQQLFSGGGSADAQTTAYASGMGAGFFDDFRDAMVKMGGIGVLTGSSGQVRVNCRKAN; encoded by the coding sequence ATGACGACGAGCCAGGACGCCGCGAACagcgacctcccggcgccgacctCCGACCTCGGCGCCCTGACCAAGGCATTCTCGATCAAGGGCCTCACCCAGAAGGACATGGTGGCGCTCTCCGGCGCGCACACCATCGGCCAGGCCCGGTGCGTCAACTTCCGCGGCCGCCTCTACAACGAGACCGCACCCAGCCTGGACGCGACGCTCGCCACGTCGCTGAAGCCGAGGTGCCCGTCCACGGACGGCACCGGCGACGACAACACCTCGCCGCTGGACCCCTCCACGTCCTACGTGTTCGACAACTTCTACTACAAGAACCTCCTGCGGAACAAGGGCCTGCTGCACTCGGACCAGCAGCTGTTCAGCGGTGGCGGCTCGGCTGACGCGCAGACCACCGCGTACGCGTCCGGCATGGGCGCCGGCTTCTTCGACGACTTCCGCGACGCCATGGTGAAGATGGGCGGCATCGGCGTGCTCACTGGATCCAGCGGGCAGGTCAGGGTGAACTGCAGGAAGGCCAACTGA